GCCGCGCAGCCAGATGAACACGAACAGGAACGTCCACACCTTGGCGGTGAACCACAGCATCGGCCACCAGCCGGAGTTCGCGCCCGACCACAGGCTGATCGGGAACGGCGCGTGCCAGCCGCCGAAGAACAGGGTGGTGGCCAGCGCGGACACCGTCGCCATATTGATGTACTCGGCCATCATGAACATGGCGAACTTCAGCGAGGAGTACTCGGTGTGGAAGCCGCCGACCAGCTCGCCCTCGGCCTCGGGAAGGTCGAAGGGGGCGCGGTTGGTCTCACCGACCATGGACACCGCGTAGATCAGGAACGACGGCAGCAGCAGGAAGACGTACCAGGTTCCGTACTGCGCCTTGACGATTCCGGAGGTGGACATGGTGCCCGAGAGCAGGAACACCGCCGCGAAGCACAGCGCCATGGCGATCTCGTAGGAGATCACCTGCGCGGTGGAACGCAGACCGCCCAGCAGCGGGTAGGTCGAACCGGACGCCCAGCCCGCCAGCACGATCCCGTACACGCCGACCGAGGCCATGGCAAGGATGTAGAGCACACCCACCGGCATATCGGTCAGCTGCAGCGGGGTCCGGTGCCCGAACATCGTGACCTGCGGCCCGAACGGGATGACCGCGAACGCCATCACGGCCGGAATCAGCGAGATCACCGGCGCGAGAATGAAGATCGGCTTGTCCACGATGGCCGGAATGATGTCCTCTTTGAGGAGCATCTTCACGCCGTCGGCGATGGACTGCAGGCTACCGCGCGGCCCCACCCGGTTGGGTCCGACGCGCATCTGCATGAACGCCACGATCTTTCGCTCGGCGTACACCGCAAGCATGGGGATCAACAACAAGAAGACGAAGATCCCGAGGGATTTGACGAGGACCAGCCACCACGGGTCGTGGCCGAACATGCCCAGGGTGTTCGCGTCAGGCCCGGAGGAGGCAGCCTGCGTAACCACGGAGGGCCCCGCGAACACCCTTATCAGGTCGAGCTCACTCACAGGTGGTCCTCCCGTCGAATGCGGACGATGTGGCCGGGCGTGGTGCCGAGTTGCACCAGCACGTCGGAGCCCGGCGAGTTCATGGGCAGCCAGACGACGCGGTCGGGCATCTCGGTGACGACCAGCGGCAGGGTGATGTGGCCGTGGTCGTTGCCGACCGTCACCGGATCGCCGGTGGTGACACCGATTTCGGCCGCGGTGTGCGCGGACAGCCGCACCACGGGGGTGCGGGCGGTGCCGGCCAGGTTCGGTTCCCCGTCCTGCAGGCGGCCGCGGTCGATGAGCATGCGCCACGAGGCGAGCACCGCGGTACCGGGATTAGGCTGGGCAAGCGGGCGCGGCGGCTGCACCGGGGTGGCGGCGGCCGGGCCGTCCCACGCCCCGAGGTCGGCCAATTCGGCTCGGGCGCTGGCCGCGTCGGGCAGGCCGAGTCGAATGCCCATCTCCTGGGCGATGGCGTCCAGCACCCGGTATTCGGGCATGGGCGCGGCTTGGCGGCGCACGGTGGAGTCGCGCAGGGCGGCGTCGAACTGACGGTGGCGGCCTTCCCAGGTGAGGAAGGTGCCGGTCTTCTCCATGGCCGAGGCCACCGGGAACACCACATCGGCGCGGTCGCTGATATCGCTGCGGCGCAGCTCCATCGACACCACGAACCCGGCGGCGTCGATGGCCCGCAGGGCCGCGTGCGGATCGGGCATATCGCCGACCTCGACGCCACCGATGAGCAGCGCGCCCAGCGACGGTGCGGCTGCGACGATGCCGGACAGGTCGCGTCCGGGAACTGTCGGGAGTTCGGTGATGCCCCACGCGGCCTGAACCTGGTGGCGTGCACCAGGATCCGTGAGGGGACGACCGCCCGGCAGCAGGTTGGGCAGGGCACCGGCCTCCAGTGCGCCGCGCTCACCGGCACGACGCGGGATCCACGCCAGAGCCGCGCCGGTCTCGTCCGACAGTCGCGCGGCGGCCGACAACCCGCCGGGGATACCGCCGAGGCGTTCCCCGGCCAGGATGATCGCGCCCGGTTCACGCAGCAGCTGCGCGACCTCGCCCAGGCGGGTGTATCCGGCCGTGGTCTCGTCGGTCTGGCCGGTCCGAATCGATTCCAGCACATGCGGTTCCGCGCCGGGCGCGGTGAGCAGGAGAGTGCCCGACATGCGCTGCAGGCCGCGCGTCACATACGGCGCGAGGGAGTAGATCGGGGTGCCGTTGCGGCGGGCGGCCTTGCGCAGCCGCAGGTACACGATCGGCGATTCCTCTTCCGCCTCGAACCCGACCAGCAGGACGAACGGCGCGCGTTCGAGTGCCGCGTAGTCGACCGTGACGCCGCGCCCCGCGATGCGGGCGGCCAGGAATTCGGCCTCCTCACCGGAGTGCTCCCGCGATCGGAAGTCGATGTCGTTGGTGTTCAACGCGACTCGCGCGAACTTCGAGTACGCGTACGCGTCCTCCATGGTGACGCGGCCACCCAGCAGCACCCCCGCCTTGCCGCGCGCGGACGCCAGCCCGCGTGCGGCGACGGTGATCGCCTCCGACCAGGAGGCGGGCTGCAAGGTCCCGTCCTTCCAGTTGCGCACCAATGGCGTGGTGAGCCGGTCGGGTTCGGTGGCGTAGGCGAACGCGAAACGGCCCTTGTCGCAGTTCCATTCCTCGTTGACCTGCGGATCGTCACCGGCCAGCCGGCGCATCACCTTGCCGCGGCGATGGTCGGTGCGCTGGGCGCAGCCCGACGCGCAGTGCTCGCACACCGCCGGGCTGGACACCAGATCGAAGGGCCGGGCACGGAAACGGTAGGTGGAGCCGGTGAGCGCGCCCACCGGGCAGATCTGCACGGTGTTGCCGGAGAAGTAGGAGTCCATCGGCTCCCCGGCGGCGATGCCGACCTGTTGCAGCGCACCGCGATCCATCAGTTCGATGAACGGGTCACCGGCCACCTGCTGCGAGAACCGGGTGCAGCGCGCGCACAGCACACAGCGTTCCCGATCCAGCAGGATCGCCGAGGACAGCGGAATCGGCTTCGGGTAGGTGCGCTTCTCCCCGTCGAAGCGGGATTCGGCGCGGCCGTTGGACATGGCCTGGTTCTGCAGCGGGCACTCGCCGCCCTTGTCGCACACCGGGCAGTCGAGCGGGTGATTGATGAGCAGCAGCTCCATCACCCCCTCCTGCGCCTTGGCGGCGACCGGAGAGGACAGCTGCGTGTGAATCACCATGCCCTCGGCCACGGTCTGCGTGCACGACGCGACGGGCTTGCGCTGGCCCTCGATATCGACCAGGCACTGCCGGCAGGCACCGACCGGATCCAGCAGCGGATGGTCGCAGAAACGTGGGATCTGGGTGCCGATGAGTTCGGCGGCCCGGATCACCAGCGTCCCCGGCGGGACGGAGACCGTTGTGCCGTCGATGGTTACGGTCACCAGGTCAGCGGGTGCCACCCCGCCGCTGGTACTGGAGTTAGCGATGGCGGTCATCGGATACTCGGTGCTGAGGTCTGCTCGCGAATGCGAGACATACAGCACCAGCCTCCTTCCGAGCGTTCTCGAGTAAGGGAAGTCTGTCGGTGGGGTCCGCTAGGCTTTTGTCTATGGAGGAGGTGGTGGGGTACAGCTACCGATTGCGACCGGGGCGCGACGCCGAGTCTGCGTTGTTTCAGGAGTGGCATCGCTGCCGCTTTCTGTGGAATGAGGCTGTCCACCAGTACAAGTCGGGCCGAAAGCCCACCTTCTCCACATTGAGCAAGCTTCTGACCTCCGCTCGCGCACGGTGTCAATGGCTCCGCGAAGGGTCCCAAGTAGCCCAACAGCAGATGCTGCGTACCTTTGCGCTCGCTCTCGACCACTCGTTTACGGCCAAGAACCGCCGAGGGCGCCCTAAACGCAAAGCGCGGAAGACGGCACACCCGTCTTTGGAATACACCAAGCGAGGGTCCAGTATCCGTGACCGACGATTGATACTGGCGAAGGGTCTGAGCATCCCGGTCGTCTGGTCGAGGGAGTTGCCGAGCGAACCTACGAGTGTGCGTGTCACCCATGACTCGCTTGGGCATTGGTATGCCACCTTCATTGTTCGTCGGACTGTTGAACCTCTTCCATCGACTGGCGCCGGAATCGGGATCGACTGGGGCGTCACCTGCACTGCCACCACCACCGATCCGGCGTTTGATCTGCCCCACCTTGGACACCGCAGCCGTTGTGCTGCGGAGCTGGCCCGAGCACAACGAAAGATGGCTCGACGCCGACGCGGCAAGATGGGACCCCAGTCCCGGGGTTTCCAGCGCGCCGCACATCAGGTGGCGAAGTTGAACAAACGAGCAGCCCGGCAGACGCGGCACGAGTCGCGTGTCTGGGCAAAAAAGGTTGTCAGTAAACATGACCTGATTGCCGTGGAGGACTTCCGTCCAGGCTTCTTGGCTAAGTCCACCATGGCCCGAAAAGCCGCGGACGCGGCAATTGGTGCAGCGAAAAATGAACTCATCGATCGTGGCATGCGGGCTGGCCGAAAGGTGGTGGTAGTTCAGCCCGCTTACACGACCATGACGTGTTCGAGTTGTTTTGCGAGAGCCAAGCAGCAACTTGGACTCGGAGAACGAACGTTCCAATGCCGCGAGTGTGGATACATGAGCGGTCGGGATCGAAACGCTGCCAGAGTGGTTCTGGCTGTGGCGGAACGCGGCCACACACGTGTTGATGACGTTAGCCAATCGGATCACCTCCTTCGGGCGGATGGTGCGGTTGCGGTCTGAGCGTGGAATCCCCCGTCTAGGCGGGGGAGGCGTTAACGCGCTCCTTCAGCCCAGAAGGTGGACCGGGCCGGATCGAACGGGCAGGCGCCGAGGCGGATGTGCTCGGCGTACTCGTCGCGGAAGTATTTGAGAGAGGAGAAGATCGGGCTGGCCGCACCGTCACCCAACGCGCAGAACGATTTGCCGTTGATGTTGTCGGCGATATCGGCGAGCTTGTCCAGATCGGTCTCGTGGCCCTGGCCGTTCTCCAGCCGCTGCAGCAGCTGGACCAGCCAGTAGGTGCCCTCTCGGCACGGCGTGCACTTGCCACACGATTCGTGCGCGTAGAACTCGGTCCAGCGCAGTACTGCGCGCACGACACATGTGGTGTCGTCGAAGATCTGCAGCGCCTTGGTGCCGAGCATGGAGCCCGCCGCCGACACGCCTTCGTAGTCGAGAGCGACATCGAGGTGCTCGTCGGTGAAGATCGGGGTGGACGAGCCGCCCGGGGTCCAGAACTTCAAGGTGTGGCCCTTGCGGACGCCGCCCGCGTAGGTCAGCAACTCCCGCAACGTGATTCCCAGGGGCGCTTCGTACTGACCCGGTCGGGTCACGTGACCCGACAGCGAGTACAGGGTGAACCCCGGCGATTTCTCGGTGCCGAAGGACCGGAACCACTCCACGCCATTGGCGATGATGGACGGCACGGACGCAATGGATTCCACATTGTTGACCACGGTCGGGCAGGCGTAGAGGCCCGCCACGGCCGGGAACGGCGGACGCAGCCGCGGCTGACCGCGCCGGCCCTCCAGGGAATCCAGCAGCGCGGTCTCCTCACCGCAGATGTACGCGCCCGCCCCGGCGTGCACCACGATCTCCAGATCGAAACCGGAGCCCTGGATGTTCGTGCCGAGATAGCCCGCGGCGTACGCCTGCCCGACCGCGGCCTGCAACCGGCGCAGCACATTCACGACTTCGCCCCGCACGTAGATGAAGGCGTGCGAGGCGCGAATGGCGTAGGCGGCGATGATGACCCCCTCGATGAGGGTGTGCGGCGTCGCCAGCATGAGCGGAATGTCCTTGCATGTCCCGGGTTCCGACTCGTCGGCATTGACCACCAGGTAGTGCGGCTTGACCGGCGCGCCGTCGGGCCCGGGACCCTGTGGGATGAAACCCCATTTCATGCCCGTCGGGAAGCCCGCGCCGCCGCGACCGCGCAGACCGGAGTCCTTGACGGTCGCGATGACCTCGTCGGGCTGCATGCGCAGCGCCTTGGGCAGCGCCTGGTAGCCGCCCTGGCGGCGGTAGGCCGCCAGGGTCCAGCCCTCGGGATCCGCCCAGTGTTTCGAGAGGACGGGTGTCAGAGCAGGCCGTTGGGAGGTATGGCCGTTCGTCACTGAGCGCCTCCGGTCGAATCCTGTTCGGCGACATGCAGACCGGCGAGGGTGGCGGGCCCGGCGGCGCCGTCGGTGGCGCCGGGACGCTGATCCTCGTAACCGGCCAGAATGCGGGCGGTCTCCCGGAAGGTGCACAGCGGGATGCCGCTGCGCGACCCGGTGACCTGTTCGCCGCGGCGCAGCGAATCCACCAGGCCCTTGGCCGATTCCGGGGTCTGGTTGTCGAAGAACTCCCAGTTGACCATCACCACCGGCGCGTAGTCGCAGGCGGCGTTGCATTCGATGTGCTCGAGGGTGACCGCGCCGTCGGCGGTGGTCTCCCCGTGCTTGATCCCCAAGTGCTGCTTGAGTTCCGCGAGGATCTGATCGCCGCCCATCACCGCACACAGGGTGTTGGTGCAGACGCCGACGTGATAGTCACCGGTCGGCAGGCGCCGGTACATCGAATAGAACGTCGCCACCGCGGTGACCTCGGCGTCGGTCAATCCCAGCTGCTCGGCGCAGAATTCGATGCCGGTGCCCGAGACGTACCCCTCCACCGATTGCACGAGGTGCAAAAGGGGAAGCAGTGCCGAACGCGAATGCGGATAGCGCTCGATGATCTCCTGAGCCTCGACGTGCAGCCGGTCGCGCACCTGCTCCGGATAGGGGATGGGCCGCGTGGTCAGGTTGAGCAGGATCTCGGTCATCGGTCGACACCACCCATCACCGGGTCGATGGAGGCGACCGAGGCGATCACGTCGGCCACCAGGCCGCCCTCGCACATGGCCGCCACCGCTTGCAGATTCGTGAACGACGGGTCGCGGTAGTGGACCCGATACGGCCGGGTGCCGCCGTCGCTGACCATGTGCACGCCCAGCTCGCCGCGCGGCGACTCGACGGCCACGTATACCTGGCCGGGCGGCACCCGCAGGCCCTCGGTCACCAGTTTGAAGTGGTGGATGAGCGCTTCCATGGAGGTGCCCATGATCTTGCCGATGTGCGCGGGGGAGTTGCCGAGCCCGTCCGGCCCGAGCTGCAAATCGGCAGGCCATGCAATTTTCTTGTCCTCCACCATGACCGGGCCCGGCCGCAGCTTGTCGAGGCACTGCTCGACGATCTTGACCGATTCCTTCATCTCGTTAACGCGGATGAGGTAGCGGCCGTAGCAGTCGCAGCCGGTGTCGACCTGCACGTCGAATTCGTAGTTCTCGTAACCGCAGTACGGCTGGGACTTGCGCAGATCGTGCGGCAGGCCGGTGGCGCGCAGCACCGGTCCGGTGATGCCGAGCGCCATGCAGCCGGTCAGATCCAGGTAGCCGACATTGCGGGTGCGGGCCTTCCAGATGGGGTTCTCGTTGAGCAGCAGTTCCATATCGCGCAGGCGTTTGGGCAGCAGGTCCAGCAGTTCGCGGACCTTCTGCACGCCGTCGTCCGGGAGGTCCTGGGCGACGCCGCCGGGGCGGATGTAGGCGTGGTTCATGCGCAGACCGGTGATGGTCTCGAACACGTCCAGGATCAGTTCGCGTTCGCGGAAGCCGAACAGCATCGGGGTCAGCGCCCCCAGTTCCATGCCGCCGGTGGCCAGCGCCACCAGGTGCGAGGAGATGCGGTTGAGTTCCATGAGCATGACGCGAATGACGTTGGCGCGCTCGGGAATATCGTCGGTGATGTCGAGCAGCCGTTCCACGCCCAGGCAGTACGCCGTCTCGTTGAAGAACGGCGACAGGTAGTCCATGCGGGTGACGAAGGTCGTGCCCTGCACCCACGGCCGGTATTCGAGGTTCTTCTCGATGCCGGTGTGCAGATAGCCGATGCCGCAGCGGGCCTCGGTGACGGTTTCGCCCTCGATTTCGAGAATGAGCCGCAGCACCCCGTGGGTGGAGGGGTGCTGCGGTCCCATGTTCACGACGATGCGTTCCTCGGCGGCCCCGTCGAGGGCATTGCGAATCTCGTCCCAGTCGTTGCCGACCACGGTGACCGCGCGTTCGGGGCGTTCCGCGGTGGCGGGCTGGGACTTGCTCGGTTCATTTTCAAAGATGCCGATGTCGTTCATCAGGAGTACGACCTCCGCTCATCGGGCGGCGGGATGCGCGCGCCCTTGTATTCGACCGGGATTCCGCCGAGCGGATAGTCCTTGCGCTGCGGGTGGCCACGCCAGTCGTCGGGCATGGCGATACGGGTCAGCGAGGGGTGACCGTCGAACAGGATGCCGAAGAAGTCGTAGGTCTCCCGCTCGTGCCAGTCGTTGGTCGGGTAGACCGAATACAGCGACGGAATGTGCGGATCCGCGTCCGGCGCAGACACTTCCAGCCGCACCCGGCGGTTGTGGGTGATGGAGTTCAGGTGATACAGCGCGTGCAGTTCGCGCCCGGTGTCCTCGGGGTAGTGCGCCCCGCTCACCCCCAGGCACAGCTCGAACCGCAGGGCTTCGTTGTCGCGCAACGTCTTCGCCACCCGCACCAGATGCTCACGGCGCACGTGCAGGGTCAGCTCACCCCGGAAGACGACGATCTTCTCGATCGCCTCCTCGAATCCCTTGGCCAGCGCCAGGCGCAGGTGCGCGATGATCTCGTCGAAGACGGGGCCGTAGGGCGGAGGCGTGGAGCCGGGCATGTTGATGGTGCGCACCAACCGGCCGTAGCCGGAGGTGTCGCCGGTGCCCTTGACCCCGAACATGCCGGTGCGCACGCCGATCACTTCGTCGGCGGGCGCTGGCGGCTCGGCGGATTCGGTTGTCGCCTGGGTGTTTTCGTCAGGTTCCACGGCCGCCTCCGGTGGGCTTTCCGTGCCGGCGGGTGCATCGAAGGTCATCGCAGCAGCCCCTTCAGCTGAATGGTCGGGGTGCTGGCGAGCGCGGCGGCCTCGGCGGCGCGCACGGCTTCTTCGCGGTTGACGCCGAGCGGCATCTCCTGAATCTTCTCGTGCAGCTTCAGGATCGCGTTCAACAGCATCTCCGGCCGCGGGGGGCAGCCGGGCAGGTAGATGTCGACCGGCACGATGTGGTCGACGCCCTGCACGATGGCGTAGTTGTTGAACATGCCGCCCGAGGATGCGCAGACGCCCATGGCCAGCACCCATTTCGGTTCGGTCATCTGGTCGTAGACCTGGCGCAGCACCGGGGCCATCTTCTGGCTCACCCGGCCCGCCACGATCATCAGATCGGCCTGGCGGGGGGAGGCGCGGAACGCCTCCATACCGAAGCGGGCGATATCGAATCGCCCGCCACCCGTGGCCATCATCTCGATCGCGCAGCACGCCAAGCCGAACGTCGCCGGCCACAGCGAACTCTTGCGCAGATAGCCGGCCAAATCTTCCACCGTGCTCAGCAGAAAGCCGCTGGGCAGTTTCTCCTCGAGACCCATGTCGGACTACATCTCCCGGATCGGGACGCCCCGGACAGTGCGCGGCGTCTTGTGTGAATTGGCTTGCGCGCCAATCAATCCCAGCTGAGCCCGCCACGCCGCCATTCGTAGGCGTAGGCGACCGAGACGTTGAAGACGAACAACGCCATCGCCGCCAGTCCGAACACTCCGAGCGCATCGAAGTGCACGGCCCACGGGTAGAGGAACACGATCTCGATGTCGAAGATGATGAACAGCATGGCGGTGAGGTAGTACTTCACCGGAAAGCGTTGGCCGGCAGCATTTCCCGGCCCGCCGCCGACGGCGTGCGGGGTCGGTTCGATACCGCACTCATAGGCTTCGAGCTTGGCCCGGTTGTAGCGTTTGGGGCCGATGAGGGCCGCCAGGAAAATCGAGAACACCCCGAACGCGGCGGCGACCGCGCCGAGGACAAGGGTCGGCACTTCTATGTTCACAACAGAACTACCCCTCCTGCGAGCTGGACAACGCATGACGGATGGCAGCAGCGAGTGAGGCGGCGGCGTCGTTGATACCGATGTCATTGATACCGGAGCCCGCGCTCGTGTGAGCTACGGCACAGATTACAACCCGGACCAGAAGATACATGACGATTCGCGATTGCGTTTGATCGAATTCGGAACGGTCTTTTATGACCGAATCGACGCAATCGCGGATGTCACGTGACAGGGAAACGCGCTGATCACAGCGCGGTGCGAGATCGGCCGAAGATCAGGCCGGAGAGCTTTGGCGGACGAGCCGCGCGGCGGCGGGATTCAGGCCGCGAAGCTATTACCGAGCACACCGAGCACGGCGTCGGTGAGGCGGATCGGGTCGATGGGATGCGAGACCGCGGCCTCGGCCCGCGACCAGTTCGCCAGCCAGGCATCGTCGGGGCGACCGGTCACCACCACAATCGGTGGGCAGTCGGCGATTTCGTCCTTGAGCTGCTTGGCCAGGCCGAGCCCGCCCGTGGGGGCCGATTCGCCGTCGAGGATCAGCAGATCCAGGCCGCCGGCGTCCATGCGCTCGACCACGACCGGCCCGGTCGCCACCTCGTGATACTCGATGGGCGGCAGGTCCGGGTGCGGTCGTCTGCCCAGCGCCACCATGATCTGGCTGCGGGTATCGGCATCATTGCTGTAGACGAGGACCCGCACGGCGGCGGGACGTTTCGCATCGGCGGCCACGTTCCGCATGCTACGTGCCTGGTGGGGGCGCGCGGGGCAGCTTCGCCCGAACTCGCGCGCGCGTCGCGGATTCGCCTGTCGCACAACACGGTGATGCGGGGTTATCGGTGAGCCGCGTCCGGTAGGGTCCCGCGGACGAGGGGAGATGACATGGCGAGGCGACCATTCGGGCATGACTCACCCGATCATCCGGTCCTGAATCTCGCGGTGACGCGGCCTCCCGGGTCCGACGCCGCGCATGGTTCTGGAACACCGTGGCGAAACCGGGCTTCCAGCCGAGTGATGCGGCGATGTCGGCATGGCGCGCAAACCTGCGGCGACTGCCACCGGCTAGCGTCGGAGGTTCATCGAGTGAAGGAGAGCGCATGCCTGCCGAATCCGTGGACGTCGTGGTGGTCGGGATGGGCCCCGGCGGTGAGGACGTCGCCACCCGGCTGGCGAAGGCCGGACTGTCGGTGGTGGGTGTCGAGGGGCGGCTGGTCGGCGGCGAATGCCCCTACTACGCCTGTGTTCCCACCAAGATGATGGTGCGGGCCGCGGGTGCGCTGGCCGAGGCGCGGCGGGTCGGCGAACTCGCGGGAACCGCGGCGGTGCAGCCGGATTGGGGGCCGGTGGCGGCCCGGATCCGCGACGAGGCGACCGACGATTGGGACGATGCGGCGGCGGTGGAGCGCTTCGAGAAGGCGGGCGGGCGCTTCGTGCGCGGCTGGGGGCGGATCAGCGCTCCCGGTGAGGTGACGGTGGCGACCGGCGACGGCGAGCGAGTGTTCGCCGCCGGGCGGGCGATCGTGCTGAATCCGGGGACGGCTCCGGCGATTCCGTCGCTGGACGGGCTGGAAGGCACGCCGTACTGGACCAATCGGGACGCGGTGCCCGCTACCGAGGTGCCGGAGTCGTTGATCGTGCTCGGCGGCGGACCGGTCGGTGTGGAATTCGCGCAGATCTTCGCGCGGTTCGGGGCGCGGGTGACCGTCGTGGGACGGCTGGTGCCGCGAGACGAGCCGGAAGCCGGACGGTTGCTGGCGGACGTGTTCGCGCGCGAGGGCATCGAGGTGCGCAGCGGTGCGCATGGAACGGCGGTGCGCTACGACGGGCAGGAGTTCGCGCTCGAACTCGACAGTGGCGAGACCGTGCGGGCGGCACGGCTGCTGGTTGCGACGGGACGTCGGACCGATCTGGCGGCGTTGGGAATCGGGGCGGTCGGACTCGACGAGAACGCGAAGTCAATCCCCGTGGACAACCGGATGCGAGCCGCCGACGGCGTGTGGGCCATCGGAGACGTCACCGGAGCCGGGGCGTTCACGCACGTGTCGATGTATCAGGCGCGCATCGCGGCGCAGGACATTCTCGGCGACGGCGACGAGGTCGCCGCCTACCATGCGGTACCACGCGTGACCTTCACCGATCCGGAGATCGGGGCGGTCGGTATGACAGAGGAGCAGGCCCGCGCCGCCGGGCTGAACGTCCGGATCGGATACACCGAAGTGCCCGCCTCCGTACGTGGTTGGATCCACAAAACGGACAACGACGGGTTCATCAAAGTCGTCGAGGACGCCGCACGCGGGGTGCTCGTCGGCGCGACCTCGGCGGGGCCGCAGGGCGGCGAAGTATTGAGCGCGCTGGCTGTCGCCGTGCATGCCGAAGTCCCGACCGCGACGTTGCGGCAGATGATCCTCGCCTACCCGACCTTCCATCGCGCCGTCGAATCCGCGCTCGATTCCCTCACCGGAAGTTAGGCATCGGGGCGTAAATCGTTGCTGGTCACGCTCGGGCATCGGGGTCATTCTGATAGCCGTAGATAGTCCCGAGCGTTGGGCGGTGGGCATGCGAATCTCGGAAATTCTGCGCCGTAAGGGCAGCGGCGTCGTCACGATTGCACCGGATGCCACGGTGCGCGAACTGCTGGCAGTGCTGTCGGCACACAATGTGGGCGCGGTGATCGTCTCGGCCGACGGCGTCGCGCTATCCGGCATCGCCTCGGAACGAGATGTGGTGCGCCGCCTGCATACGAGGGGCGCGGCCCTGCTCGACGAGCCGGTGTCCTCGATCATGACCGCGGCCGTGCACACCTGCCGGCCCGACGACGATGTCGAAACCCTCAACGCCACCATGACCGAACATCGCATCCGGCATCTGCCGGTGGTGCGGGACGGGCGGATGGTCGGCATCGTCAGCATCGGCGACGTGGTCAAAAGCCAGATCTCCGAGCTGGAGACCGAGCGAGAGGCGCTGGTGCGCTACCTCCACGGTTAACATCCCACTGTGGAATCCGAAATATCAACGCCCGAGGACACTCTCGCCGATTTCACCGCGCGAGTGATCAGCCTCGAAGGCGACGACAAGACCGTGTACGTCGCAGGGGCCGGGCCGGCGGTGATCGTCATGCCGGAAATGCCCGGCATCAGCCCGGATGTGCTGCGGTTCGCGCGCTGGGTCCGCGACGCCGGGTTCACCGTCTACGTGCCGTCGCTGTTCGGGGTCGATGGGGCGTATCCGACCGCGGAACTGGGGGACCGGGTCTCGCGGAAGGCGTGTGTCAGCAAGGAGTTCCGGGCCTTCGCCGGGGGCGGGACCAGTCCGGTTGCCGTGTGGTTGCGGGCGCTGGCTCGACTCGCGCATGGCGAATCGGCCGGGCCGGGCGTGGGTGCGGTCGGGATGTGCTTCACCGGGAACTTCGCGTTGACCATGACGCTCGAACCGGCGGTCATCGCGCCGGTGATCAATCATCCCTCGCTGCCGCTCGACGATCCGGCCGGGCTCGAGCTGTCGCCCGAGGACGCGACCGCGATCGCGGAGCGTTTCGAGCGTGACGATCTGCGCGCGCTCGCCTATCGGTTCGACAACGACAAATGGTGCACCGGACAGCGTTTCGCCGCGTATACGCAGTTGCTCGGCGACCGGTTCGACGGGCGGGTGCTCTCCGGTGAGCACGCGAATCCGACGCCGCCGCCGTTCTTCGCGCAGATCGTGCAGACCCCGCACAGTGTCGTCACCGCGCACCTCGTCGACGAGGACGGCCACCCCACCATTCAGGCGCG
This sequence is a window from Nocardia yunnanensis. Protein-coding genes within it:
- the nuoH gene encoding NADH-quinone oxidoreductase subunit NuoH encodes the protein MFGHDPWWLVLVKSLGIFVFLLLIPMLAVYAERKIVAFMQMRVGPNRVGPRGSLQSIADGVKMLLKEDIIPAIVDKPIFILAPVISLIPAVMAFAVIPFGPQVTMFGHRTPLQLTDMPVGVLYILAMASVGVYGIVLAGWASGSTYPLLGGLRSTAQVISYEIAMALCFAAVFLLSGTMSTSGIVKAQYGTWYVFLLLPSFLIYAVSMVGETNRAPFDLPEAEGELVGGFHTEYSSLKFAMFMMAEYINMATVSALATTLFFGGWHAPFPISLWSGANSGWWPMLWFTAKVWTFLFVFIWLRGTLPRLRYDQFMNLGWKLLIPVSLAWVMFVATLKVLQDNGTHIQTAGMVIGGIVVAAVLLGLVLKAGHAGDDRTQASPDPDSTRAYSEFPVPPMPAEPPAAGKRGEAERKPGLLEPLGGFMVTAATMFKKPNTELYPEVKTPTAPRYHGRHQLNRHPDGLEKCIGCELCAWACPADAIYVEGADNTEEERFSPGERYGRVYQINYLRCIGCGLCIEACPTRALTMTNEYELADDNRADLIYEKQNLLAPMQPGMVAPPHAMYPGADEGSYYRGEVPGAASELAAAEGVQK
- a CDS encoding NADH-quinone oxidoreductase subunit G; amino-acid sequence: MTAIANSSTSGGVAPADLVTVTIDGTTVSVPPGTLVIRAAELIGTQIPRFCDHPLLDPVGACRQCLVDIEGQRKPVASCTQTVAEGMVIHTQLSSPVAAKAQEGVMELLLINHPLDCPVCDKGGECPLQNQAMSNGRAESRFDGEKRTYPKPIPLSSAILLDRERCVLCARCTRFSQQVAGDPFIELMDRGALQQVGIAAGEPMDSYFSGNTVQICPVGALTGSTYRFRARPFDLVSSPAVCEHCASGCAQRTDHRRGKVMRRLAGDDPQVNEEWNCDKGRFAFAYATEPDRLTTPLVRNWKDGTLQPASWSEAITVAARGLASARGKAGVLLGGRVTMEDAYAYSKFARVALNTNDIDFRSREHSGEEAEFLAARIAGRGVTVDYAALERAPFVLLVGFEAEEESPIVYLRLRKAARRNGTPIYSLAPYVTRGLQRMSGTLLLTAPGAEPHVLESIRTGQTDETTAGYTRLGEVAQLLREPGAIILAGERLGGIPGGLSAAARLSDETGAALAWIPRRAGERGALEAGALPNLLPGGRPLTDPGARHQVQAAWGITELPTVPGRDLSGIVAAAPSLGALLIGGVEVGDMPDPHAALRAIDAAGFVVSMELRRSDISDRADVVFPVASAMEKTGTFLTWEGRHRQFDAALRDSTVRRQAAPMPEYRVLDAIAQEMGIRLGLPDAASARAELADLGAWDGPAAATPVQPPRPLAQPNPGTAVLASWRMLIDRGRLQDGEPNLAGTARTPVVRLSAHTAAEIGVTTGDPVTVGNDHGHITLPLVVTEMPDRVVWLPMNSPGSDVLVQLGTTPGHIVRIRREDHL
- a CDS encoding RNA-guided endonuclease InsQ/TnpB family protein, which gives rise to MEEVVGYSYRLRPGRDAESALFQEWHRCRFLWNEAVHQYKSGRKPTFSTLSKLLTSARARCQWLREGSQVAQQQMLRTFALALDHSFTAKNRRGRPKRKARKTAHPSLEYTKRGSSIRDRRLILAKGLSIPVVWSRELPSEPTSVRVTHDSLGHWYATFIVRRTVEPLPSTGAGIGIDWGVTCTATTTDPAFDLPHLGHRSRCAAELARAQRKMARRRRGKMGPQSRGFQRAAHQVAKLNKRAARQTRHESRVWAKKVVSKHDLIAVEDFRPGFLAKSTMARKAADAAIGAAKNELIDRGMRAGRKVVVVQPAYTTMTCSSCFARAKQQLGLGERTFQCRECGYMSGRDRNAARVVLAVAERGHTRVDDVSQSDHLLRADGAVAV